Proteins found in one Enterococcus sp. 9D6_DIV0238 genomic segment:
- the dat gene encoding D-amino-acid transaminase, translated as MHILWNDQIVERDEVKIDIEDRGYQYGDGLYEVVRVYNGHLFMLEEHLNRLWDGAEKIRMTLPFTKDELAANLQKLVALEGIPEGKLYFQVTRGIDSPRNHALPDPKKVTGVLTANITACERPVKKMQEGITVAVVPDTRWLHCDIKSLSLMGNILSLDEARRQGFDDAVLIRDDKVTEASAANFWAVKDGTVYTHPDGNLILPGITKRKILELARELNIPVKEEAIFEEELFTADECFVSGSVTEIVPVVKINEHIVGSGKPGKITQQLINAYIASVDQVCAVAE; from the coding sequence ATGCATATTTTGTGGAATGATCAAATTGTTGAACGTGATGAAGTAAAAATCGATATCGAAGACCGTGGCTATCAATATGGTGATGGACTTTATGAAGTTGTTCGAGTGTACAACGGGCATTTATTTATGTTAGAAGAGCATTTAAACCGTTTGTGGGATGGAGCAGAAAAGATTCGTATGACTTTGCCATTTACGAAGGATGAACTGGCAGCAAATTTACAAAAGCTGGTGGCTCTTGAAGGAATTCCAGAAGGAAAGCTTTATTTTCAAGTGACTCGCGGAATTGATTCACCTAGAAACCATGCTTTGCCAGACCCTAAAAAGGTCACAGGTGTGTTGACAGCGAATATTACTGCTTGTGAACGTCCAGTGAAAAAAATGCAAGAAGGAATTACGGTAGCGGTCGTTCCGGATACACGCTGGCTGCATTGTGATATCAAATCATTAAGTTTGATGGGCAATATTTTATCCCTGGATGAAGCAAGACGACAAGGCTTTGATGATGCGGTACTTATTCGCGATGATAAAGTCACAGAAGCGTCAGCAGCGAATTTTTGGGCGGTCAAAGATGGAACAGTTTATACTCATCCAGATGGAAATTTGATTTTACCTGGGATCACTAAACGGAAAATTTTAGAATTGGCCCGAGAATTGAATATCCCTGTCAAAGAAGAGGCCATTTTCGAAGAAGAACTGTTCACGGCAGATGAATGCTTTGTTTCCGGATCAGTGACAGAAATCGTCCCAGTCGTAAAAATCAATGAGCATATCGTTGGTTCTGGAAAACCAGGAAAAATCACGCAACAACTGATAAACGCCTATATTGCTAGCGTAGACCAAGTTTGTGCTGTAGCAGAATAG
- a CDS encoding ASCH domain-containing protein: MNQSALELWTQFKQDQGISHDHYDVWAFGNSPQMADELLALVIQGKKTGTSSLKLLYELEPEGEQMPEIGHYSVLLDGNDQAQAIICTRVVDVLPFSQITEVHGYLEGEGERNLSYWRKVHRPFFEQELNERNLPLSEDLLIVYELFEVVYKR, from the coding sequence ATGAATCAATCGGCACTTGAGTTGTGGACACAATTTAAGCAAGATCAAGGGATTTCGCATGATCATTACGATGTTTGGGCATTTGGCAATTCTCCTCAGATGGCAGATGAATTGTTGGCACTTGTCATTCAAGGAAAAAAGACCGGAACGTCTTCTTTGAAGTTATTATATGAGTTGGAGCCAGAAGGAGAACAAATGCCGGAAATTGGTCATTACAGCGTGTTGCTTGATGGGAATGATCAAGCACAAGCAATCATTTGTACAAGAGTCGTTGATGTGCTTCCTTTTTCACAGATCACCGAGGTTCATGGGTATCTGGAAGGAGAAGGCGAACGAAACCTGAGCTATTGGCGCAAGGTTCATAGACCCTTTTTTGAGCAGGAATTAAATGAGCGTAATTTACCGCTTTCAGAAGACTTGTTGATTGTTTATGAGCTTTTTGAAGTTGTGTATAAGAGATAA
- a CDS encoding ABC transporter permease, producing MSGFFGIRLARHLKKMMKYMRYVFNDHFILVCVFLLGGLGFYYSQVLKTLPVNFVWGRPIVLILWLSLLQIGRIATLAEEADKVFILPKEPEMNSYLNRAMRYSFWLPLVVLGLMSGMSMPLVVVSTGWAFSTFIYFFVMLGILKASHLRLQKYELYQISSSQYNQWSMLWLATCLLAIGLSLYIMPLVGILIALVQFLSFYYILGKKEQQVSLDWEKMIKLEKNRMHRIYQFIHLFTDVPEISSSVKRRKFLDPFLAKIKKTTQNTYIYLYARSFLRGSEYSGLFIRLVLVCGVILFFLKEFWISMGVSVLFIYLIGFQLIPIYTQFDYMVMTQLYPVPNEQKKQAVSRLVSLLLFAAAVLFSLFVLIALPDVKEGLMIIAALVVEVVLFAKFYVPYRLKKMEV from the coding sequence ATGTCTGGATTTTTTGGCATCCGTTTAGCGCGCCACTTGAAAAAAATGATGAAGTATATGCGTTATGTTTTTAATGATCACTTTATCTTGGTTTGTGTCTTTTTGTTAGGCGGATTAGGCTTTTATTACTCTCAGGTGCTGAAAACCTTGCCGGTAAATTTTGTTTGGGGCAGACCGATCGTCTTGATTCTTTGGTTATCATTACTACAGATCGGTAGAATTGCTACGTTGGCTGAGGAGGCAGACAAAGTTTTTATATTACCTAAAGAGCCTGAAATGAACAGTTATTTGAATCGTGCGATGCGTTATTCTTTTTGGCTGCCGTTAGTCGTTTTAGGTTTGATGAGCGGTATGTCGATGCCGTTAGTTGTGGTATCAACAGGCTGGGCGTTTTCTACCTTCATCTATTTTTTTGTTATGCTAGGAATATTGAAAGCCAGTCACTTACGATTACAAAAATATGAATTGTATCAAATCTCTTCAAGTCAATACAACCAATGGTCTATGTTATGGTTGGCTACTTGTTTATTAGCCATTGGGCTTAGTCTTTATATAATGCCTTTGGTAGGGATACTTATCGCGCTTGTTCAATTTTTAAGTTTCTATTATATATTAGGTAAAAAAGAACAACAGGTATCATTAGACTGGGAGAAAATGATCAAATTAGAAAAAAATCGGATGCATCGGATTTATCAATTCATTCATCTGTTTACTGATGTACCGGAGATCTCCAGCAGTGTCAAACGTCGGAAATTCTTAGATCCATTTTTAGCTAAAATCAAGAAGACAACTCAAAATACCTATATCTATTTATATGCCCGTAGTTTTTTAAGAGGCTCTGAGTATAGTGGTTTATTTATCCGACTGGTTTTAGTTTGTGGTGTGATTCTATTTTTCCTTAAAGAATTTTGGATTTCTATGGGTGTTTCTGTACTATTCATCTATCTGATCGGTTTTCAGCTGATTCCGATTTATACGCAATTCGATTATATGGTGATGACGCAGTTATACCCTGTGCCAAATGAACAGAAAAAACAAGCAGTCAGTCGTCTAGTGTCACTATTACTTTTTGCTGCTGCAGTACTATTTAGCTTGTTTGTATTGATTGCACTGCCAGATGTGAAAGAAGGCTTAATGATTATTGCTGCCTTGGTAGTGGAAGTTGTATTATTTGCTAAGTTTTATGTTCCGTATCGTCTGAAGAAAATGGAGGTTTAA
- the trmB gene encoding tRNA (guanosine(46)-N7)-methyltransferase TrmB translates to MRMRKRAGAAELLASHPELVVEGPEKWQGRWQERFGNDHPIHIEIGSGKGQFIVGMAKAHPEINYIGIDMQLSVLSIALDKALEEALPNLQLLHVDGSALTEYFAENEIDQIYLNFSDPWPKTRHEKRRLTFKTFLETDETILKPNGEIHFKTDNRGLFEYSLSSFSKYGMILEQVWLDLHASNYEGNIMTEYEEKFSAKGQPIYRVEARFQSNQ, encoded by the coding sequence ATGCGCATGAGAAAAAGAGCAGGGGCTGCTGAGTTGTTAGCAAGTCATCCTGAATTAGTTGTAGAAGGGCCAGAAAAATGGCAAGGACGCTGGCAGGAACGTTTTGGCAATGATCATCCAATCCATATCGAGATCGGTTCAGGCAAGGGCCAATTTATCGTAGGAATGGCAAAAGCTCATCCAGAAATCAATTATATCGGGATCGATATGCAGTTAAGTGTGTTGTCGATTGCTTTAGATAAGGCGTTGGAAGAAGCTCTCCCTAATCTCCAATTGCTACATGTCGATGGAAGTGCACTGACTGAGTATTTTGCTGAAAATGAAATCGATCAAATTTATTTGAATTTTTCTGATCCGTGGCCAAAAACGCGTCATGAAAAGCGTCGATTAACGTTTAAAACCTTTTTAGAAACAGATGAAACGATTTTGAAACCAAACGGAGAAATCCACTTTAAAACAGATAATCGTGGATTATTTGAATATTCTCTAAGCAGCTTCTCAAAATATGGCATGATTTTAGAACAAGTTTGGCTTGATTTGCATGCAAGCAATTACGAAGGAAACATCATGACCGAGTATGAGGAAAAATTCTCTGCTAAAGGACAGCCTATTTATCGTGTAGAAGCGAGATTTCAGTCTAATCAATAA
- a CDS encoding 3'-5' exoribonuclease YhaM family protein, with amino-acid sequence MKKIRELTVDETFELFLLIKNADVRVAKNGKKFIAFTFQDTSGTIDGKYWDASEEEISRYTAGHVVLLNGKREVYQGNPQVKIIHMRLARPEEPNEPTLYMERAPLKREDMVEEINQTIFEITNAHWQRIVRYLLTQYQKEFFDFPAAKRNHHAFANGLAYHTVSMLRLGKAICKEYNELNAALLYSGIILHDLGKVKELSGAMTTEYTIAGNLIGHLVLVDEEITKACIALKIDENDEDVIVLRHMVLAHHGLLEYGSPVRPRIMEAEVLHQIDNIDASIQMMLGSIRQTEPGEYTDRIFGLDNRSFYVPKNI; translated from the coding sequence ATGAAAAAAATTCGCGAATTAACTGTAGATGAAACATTTGAATTATTTCTGCTGATCAAAAATGCAGATGTCCGTGTAGCTAAGAATGGCAAAAAATTTATTGCGTTTACCTTCCAAGATACCTCAGGTACGATCGATGGAAAATATTGGGATGCTTCTGAGGAAGAAATCAGTCGCTATACTGCTGGTCATGTTGTTCTTTTGAACGGTAAAAGAGAGGTTTATCAGGGCAATCCTCAAGTCAAAATTATTCATATGCGCTTAGCGCGTCCGGAAGAACCAAATGAGCCGACTTTATATATGGAAAGAGCTCCTTTAAAGCGTGAAGATATGGTAGAGGAGATCAATCAGACGATTTTTGAAATCACTAATGCCCATTGGCAGCGAATCGTTCGTTATTTGTTAACACAATATCAAAAAGAATTTTTTGATTTTCCAGCTGCCAAACGAAACCATCATGCATTTGCCAATGGTTTGGCTTATCACACAGTCTCTATGCTGCGATTAGGAAAAGCGATTTGTAAGGAGTATAACGAATTGAATGCCGCTTTACTTTATTCTGGGATCATCTTACATGACCTTGGCAAAGTAAAAGAATTATCTGGTGCGATGACGACTGAATACACGATTGCCGGCAATTTGATCGGACATTTGGTTTTGGTTGATGAAGAAATCACAAAGGCATGTATTGCACTGAAGATCGATGAAAATGATGAAGATGTGATCGTGTTACGTCATATGGTTTTAGCACATCATGGCTTATTAGAGTATGGTTCACCAGTTAGACCGCGAATCATGGAAGCGGAAGTCCTGCATCAAATCGACAATATTGATGCATCGATTCAAATGATGTTAGGATCGATTCGTCAAACAGAACCTGGGGAATATACAGATCGTATTTTTGGTTTAGATAACCGTAGTTTCTATGTACCAAAAAATATATAG
- a CDS encoding PRD domain-containing protein, giving the protein MLIVKKINHNVVLVDDHGVEKIAMGKGIGFSAVVNEVFDESSADKIFVLDSKEKTKMFSEMAAQIPLEFIEFSEEIIHFIQSKIQVPLDSNIYIALTDHIYFAIQRKREDSQVTAIMLPEMKLLYPEEYSTAVEVVKLINKRYETELGANEVGFITMHIINAELGERNSLNSLKILEMTAAILQMLEKEYFGVLDKESLTYHRLMIHIKFLVKRLIYQEKVSDEDYSFFNPSFQESQPYKVAKFITTKIEETYQMTIQENETVYLAVHLARIK; this is encoded by the coding sequence ATGCTTATCGTGAAAAAGATCAATCACAATGTTGTTTTGGTGGATGATCATGGGGTAGAAAAAATTGCTATGGGGAAGGGCATTGGTTTTTCAGCAGTCGTAAACGAGGTATTTGATGAGTCGTCAGCTGATAAAATTTTTGTTTTAGATTCGAAGGAAAAAACGAAGATGTTCAGCGAGATGGCAGCACAAATTCCACTGGAATTTATTGAGTTTTCAGAAGAAATCATTCACTTTATTCAATCAAAGATCCAAGTGCCCTTAGATTCAAATATTTATATCGCTTTAACAGATCACATTTATTTTGCGATTCAGCGAAAAAGAGAAGACAGTCAGGTGACAGCGATCATGCTGCCGGAAATGAAGTTGCTTTATCCTGAAGAATATTCAACGGCTGTTGAAGTGGTAAAGCTGATCAATAAACGCTATGAGACAGAGTTAGGCGCAAATGAAGTTGGATTTATCACGATGCATATTATCAATGCGGAATTAGGGGAGCGAAATAGTTTAAACAGCTTAAAGATTTTAGAAATGACAGCAGCTATTTTGCAGATGCTGGAAAAAGAGTATTTTGGTGTATTAGATAAAGAATCGCTTACGTATCATCGGCTGATGATCCATATAAAATTTTTAGTAAAACGTTTGATCTATCAAGAAAAGGTGTCTGATGAAGATTATTCATTCTTTAATCCGTCTTTTCAAGAAAGTCAGCCTTATAAAGTGGCGAAATTCATTACAACTAAGATCGAAGAAACATACCAAATGACTATTCAAGAAAATGA
- a CDS encoding ABC transporter ATP-binding protein, with product MSLVIEHLTGGYGHIPVLKDINFEVKSGEMVGLIGLNGAGKSTTIKNVIGLLTPQKGKISIDGETLKQQPESYRKKIGYIPETPSLYEELTLREHIEITAMAYDIPIEEAFERADGLLKTFRLENKLDWFPANFSKGMKQKVMVLCAFLIQPSLYIIDEPFLGLDPLAIHALLELMDNMRKQGAGILMSTHILATAERYCDRFVVLHDGEVRAVGSMEELRKEFDLPDSSLDDIYIALTKEEKVG from the coding sequence ATGAGTTTAGTAATTGAACACTTAACAGGTGGATATGGACATATCCCTGTTTTAAAAGATATTAATTTTGAAGTAAAGTCTGGTGAGATGGTAGGTCTGATCGGTTTGAATGGTGCTGGTAAAAGTACAACGATCAAAAATGTGATCGGCTTGCTAACGCCGCAGAAGGGAAAAATTTCGATCGATGGCGAAACATTGAAACAACAGCCTGAAAGCTATCGTAAAAAAATTGGTTATATTCCAGAGACCCCTTCTTTATATGAAGAATTGACTTTAAGAGAACATATTGAAATCACTGCGATGGCCTATGATATCCCAATCGAAGAAGCGTTTGAACGGGCAGATGGATTATTGAAAACTTTCCGACTTGAGAATAAGTTAGATTGGTTTCCAGCGAACTTTTCAAAAGGAATGAAGCAAAAAGTCATGGTATTATGTGCATTTTTGATTCAGCCCAGTCTATATATCATCGACGAACCATTTTTAGGACTTGATCCATTAGCCATTCATGCGTTGTTGGAGTTGATGGATAATATGCGTAAGCAAGGAGCAGGGATTTTGATGTCTACTCATATCCTTGCGACAGCTGAACGTTACTGTGATCGCTTTGTTGTGTTGCACGATGGTGAAGTCCGAGCAGTCGGCTCAATGGAAGAGTTGCGAAAAGAGTTCGATTTACCTGATTCATCTTTGGATGATATTTATATTGCATTGACAAAAGAAGAAAAGGTGGGGTAG
- a CDS encoding peptidylprolyl isomerase, producing the protein MKKKLILAAAGLFSVFALAACSSGSKEIATMKGATITVDDFYNQVKTSQQSQQDVRNMIIFKVFEEKYGKDVSDKEVQAKYDEAKKNAKDQGASLEDQLKQAGYTEKSYKQLIKQNLAYQAGIKAHIKITDEDLKAAWETFHPEVEAQLIQVATEDEAKDIKKQLDDGGDFAKIAKEKSTDTTTKEDGGKVKFDSQSATVPEQVKEAAFKLKDGTVSEPIQATDATTYQSTYYVVKMVKNKEKGNDMAPYKKELKKIAETNKQNDQEFVQKVTSDVLTEANVKIKDDAFKDILAGLIQTEDSSKSSESSTKESKAKESSSKEKDSKSSDSSKTEESSSKTEDSSK; encoded by the coding sequence ATGAAGAAAAAATTAATTTTAGCCGCAGCGGGCTTATTCAGTGTTTTTGCACTAGCAGCATGCTCAAGCGGATCAAAAGAAATCGCTACAATGAAAGGTGCTACAATTACTGTTGATGATTTCTACAACCAAGTGAAAACAAGCCAACAAAGTCAACAAGATGTTCGTAACATGATCATTTTCAAAGTCTTTGAAGAAAAATATGGTAAAGACGTTTCTGACAAAGAAGTACAAGCTAAATATGATGAAGCTAAGAAAAACGCTAAAGACCAAGGCGCAAGCTTAGAAGATCAATTAAAACAAGCTGGCTACACAGAAAAAAGCTATAAACAGTTAATCAAACAAAACTTAGCTTATCAAGCTGGGATCAAAGCACACATCAAAATCACTGATGAAGATTTAAAAGCGGCTTGGGAAACGTTCCACCCAGAAGTAGAAGCACAATTGATCCAAGTTGCTACTGAAGATGAAGCAAAAGATATCAAAAAACAATTAGATGACGGCGGCGACTTTGCTAAAATCGCTAAAGAAAAATCAACAGATACAACAACTAAAGAAGACGGCGGAAAAGTGAAATTTGATTCACAATCAGCAACTGTTCCAGAACAAGTAAAAGAAGCTGCCTTCAAATTAAAAGATGGTACCGTATCTGAACCGATCCAAGCGACAGATGCAACAACTTACCAATCAACTTATTATGTTGTTAAAATGGTGAAAAACAAAGAAAAAGGCAATGATATGGCTCCTTACAAAAAAGAGTTGAAGAAAATTGCTGAAACAAACAAACAAAACGACCAAGAATTCGTGCAAAAAGTGACTTCTGATGTTTTAACTGAAGCTAACGTTAAAATCAAAGATGACGCATTCAAAGATATTTTAGCTGGTTTGATCCAAACTGAAGATTCTTCTAAATCAAGCGAATCTTCTACAAAAGAGTCTAAAGCAAAAGAATCTTCTTCTAAAGAAAAAGATTCTAAATCAAGTGATTCTTCAAAAACAGAAGAATCATCAAGCAAAACTGAAGACTCTTCTAAATAA
- a CDS encoding YtxH domain-containing protein, with translation MSKFSKGLFFGAIVGAASGLLFAPRSGKATRQKFVDELDEWSDLREDFSDKLDQFKESAQALQATAEIYIEPFIEGINQDIENFKFQTEPRIEQIQEQVEKIQDELPEIAK, from the coding sequence ATGAGTAAATTTTCTAAAGGATTGTTCTTTGGCGCCATCGTCGGTGCTGCCAGCGGTTTACTTTTTGCGCCACGAAGCGGAAAAGCGACCCGTCAAAAATTTGTCGATGAATTAGATGAATGGTCAGATCTAAGAGAAGACTTTTCTGACAAACTTGATCAGTTTAAAGAATCTGCGCAAGCCTTACAGGCAACAGCAGAAATTTATATCGAGCCGTTCATTGAAGGCATCAATCAAGACATTGAGAATTTTAAATTTCAAACAGAACCACGAATCGAGCAAATTCAAGAGCAAGTGGAAAAAATTCAGGATGAATTACCTGAAATAGCTAAATAG
- a CDS encoding HIT family protein translates to MTECIFCKIIDQEIPSYKVYEDDKVYAFLDITQVTKGHTLLVPKEHVTDIFEYEPALAGEVFARVPLVARALEKAFPEMQGLNIINNNKELAYQSVFHSHIHLIPRYEETDDFSIHFGNNQGKYTAEEMQEIADKIRQQEEA, encoded by the coding sequence ATGACAGAGTGTATTTTTTGCAAGATCATCGATCAGGAAATTCCTAGCTATAAAGTATATGAGGATGACAAAGTCTATGCCTTTTTAGATATTACCCAGGTAACTAAAGGACATACCTTGCTTGTTCCTAAAGAGCATGTGACAGATATCTTCGAGTATGAGCCCGCACTTGCTGGAGAAGTTTTTGCTCGAGTGCCGCTAGTTGCTCGTGCGCTTGAAAAAGCTTTTCCTGAGATGCAGGGATTAAACATCATCAATAATAATAAAGAACTAGCCTATCAATCTGTTTTCCATTCCCATATCCACTTGATTCCGCGTTATGAAGAAACAGATGACTTTTCGATCCACTTTGGTAATAATCAAGGAAAGTATACAGCTGAAGAAATGCAGGAAATCGCTGATAAGATCAGACAACAGGAGGAAGCATAA
- a CDS encoding phosphotransferase family protein produces MAFQLDKEWRLQPIKGATGQTFMGIRAAERVFIKRNTSPLLAALSKEGIAPKLVWTKRTVTGDILTAQEWLDGQVLRAQEIGQRNDVVDVLYHLHHSHMLKKMLEKIGGKVQTPAMLLQAYEEKLPAELRNNSYLERVYSYLLRTVPTYSVHNYMVVHGDVNHRNWIVSKNYLYLVDWDSVMIADPALDLGMLLGHYVPQESWNKWLLSYGMHPTEENLTRIKWYALFNFLQEILRHYQSGEKREMNAEILKLKQAFGY; encoded by the coding sequence ATGGCATTTCAGTTGGATAAGGAGTGGCGCTTGCAGCCAATAAAAGGCGCAACCGGTCAAACTTTCATGGGCATACGTGCGGCTGAACGAGTATTCATCAAACGAAATACGTCTCCTCTTTTGGCCGCTTTATCTAAAGAAGGAATCGCACCGAAGCTAGTTTGGACTAAGCGGACAGTCACAGGAGATATTTTGACTGCACAAGAATGGTTAGATGGACAAGTGCTGCGTGCACAGGAAATCGGGCAAAGAAATGATGTGGTCGATGTGCTGTATCATTTGCATCATTCGCATATGCTGAAGAAAATGCTGGAAAAGATCGGCGGGAAAGTACAGACTCCTGCAATGCTGCTTCAAGCATATGAGGAAAAACTGCCGGCAGAACTTCGAAATAATTCGTATCTCGAACGTGTTTATAGCTATTTATTGCGTACGGTTCCTACTTACTCAGTTCATAACTATATGGTCGTTCATGGGGATGTGAATCATCGAAACTGGATCGTTTCTAAAAATTACTTATACTTAGTTGATTGGGATTCAGTGATGATTGCCGATCCAGCCTTAGATTTAGGTATGCTGCTGGGGCACTATGTGCCGCAAGAGAGCTGGAATAAATGGCTTCTGTCATATGGTATGCATCCAACAGAAGAAAATTTGACCAGAATCAAGTGGTATGCACTGTTCAATTTCCTTCAAGAAATCCTGCGGCATTATCAGTCAGGGGAAAAGCGGGAAATGAATGCAGAGATTTTAAAATTGAAACAAGCTTTTGGCTATTAA
- a CDS encoding PhzF family phenazine biosynthesis protein: MEITVYVVNGFSKDHRGGNKAGVVLMEKPLTTYQKMAIAKQLGYAETAFISSSEQADYKFEYFTPKEEVDLCGHATIGSFALLKHLNKIFKNHYTIETNSGVLTVTIEDDTIFMEQTNPVFYETLSSEELAECFDIEKIDQEYPIQIVSTGLKDILIAIRSERELHALQPNFEKIKELSESYHVVGMHLYAFNDDRIICRNFAPLYDINEEAATGTSNGALACYLYKQHGLRKEVYVFEQGYSLRLPSEILVKLKTNSNNEIEKVYVGGKGDYCETKVLSIEND; the protein is encoded by the coding sequence ATGGAAATAACTGTTTATGTTGTAAATGGGTTTAGTAAGGATCATAGAGGCGGAAACAAGGCTGGAGTAGTCTTGATGGAAAAGCCATTGACTACTTATCAAAAAATGGCTATAGCCAAACAGTTGGGATATGCGGAAACTGCCTTTATATCCAGCTCTGAACAGGCTGATTATAAATTTGAATATTTTACACCAAAAGAAGAAGTTGATTTATGCGGGCATGCCACGATCGGTTCTTTTGCGCTATTGAAACATTTAAATAAAATTTTCAAAAATCATTATACGATTGAGACGAATAGTGGTGTTCTTACCGTAACTATAGAGGATGATACTATATTTATGGAGCAAACCAATCCAGTATTTTATGAGACTCTATCATCAGAGGAGCTCGCTGAGTGTTTTGATATCGAAAAAATAGATCAGGAGTATCCAATTCAAATTGTGTCTACGGGATTAAAAGATATTTTGATTGCTATCAGAAGTGAACGAGAATTGCATGCACTACAACCAAACTTTGAAAAGATCAAGGAACTTAGTGAGTCGTACCATGTTGTCGGGATGCATCTATATGCATTCAATGATGATCGAATAATATGTAGAAATTTTGCGCCATTATACGACATCAACGAAGAAGCTGCGACAGGAACTTCAAATGGAGCCTTGGCGTGCTATCTATACAAGCAACATGGTTTACGAAAAGAAGTTTATGTATTTGAGCAAGGCTATTCTTTACGTTTACCTTCTGAAATACTAGTTAAGTTAAAAACGAATAGTAACAATGAAATAGAAAAGGTGTATGTTGGCGGTAAAGGGGATTACTGCGAGACGAAGGTTTTAAGTATAGAAAATGACTAA